A single genomic interval of Zunongwangia sp. HGR-M22 harbors:
- a CDS encoding DUF4876 domain-containing protein: MRKFYLLGLIGLFFLSCSDDDNFINVVSHQFTVDLGTDEDNKPAEEATISLENVEDGKTYNITTNASGNATIEVVPGTYNVNVSKQYTAAEYEAFSGKEVTNEVIFNGSLSNVSISETNTTTEISLVTGQIGDLVFKQIYFSGSDVKRGALYRDQFVEIHNNSNKTIYLDGLYFAQVKGQNSISSTIRDYNLPNGQYDWSQSINQQDPDNANTAYVYAEEVLQIPGSGEEYPLASGQSVIIAATAVNHKAPLNTVDSDGEPVTYEVEDPSLTVDLSQAPFEAFYQDYFASTGGNGIDSDIDNPNSTNLNIVFKTFKGNDLILDVFGREALVIFRANDDEYQAINTVPLPSVNDDGFDEETSTYMQIPVEYVLDGVEIQNTDPAKPKPPRLPNSVDAGQIATISGKYSSESVIRKVKSEKDGKVFYQDTNNSSNDFEVSEKPIVEITTTF; the protein is encoded by the coding sequence ATGAGAAAGTTTTATTTGTTAGGCCTTATTGGTCTGTTCTTTTTATCGTGTAGTGACGACGATAATTTCATAAATGTCGTTTCACATCAATTTACCGTAGACCTTGGTACAGATGAAGATAATAAACCGGCAGAAGAAGCTACAATTTCTTTAGAAAACGTAGAAGATGGCAAAACTTATAATATAACAACTAATGCTTCAGGAAATGCTACAATAGAAGTAGTTCCGGGAACTTATAATGTCAATGTAAGTAAGCAGTATACGGCAGCAGAATATGAAGCATTTTCTGGCAAAGAAGTTACTAACGAGGTAATATTTAATGGTAGTTTATCTAATGTAAGTATTTCAGAAACAAACACCACTACCGAAATTTCTTTAGTGACGGGACAAATTGGAGATTTAGTGTTTAAGCAAATCTACTTTTCGGGATCAGATGTAAAAAGAGGCGCTTTATACCGTGATCAGTTTGTAGAAATTCATAATAATTCTAATAAAACTATTTATTTAGATGGTTTGTATTTTGCTCAGGTAAAAGGACAAAATAGTATTAGTTCTACTATTCGAGATTATAACTTGCCTAATGGACAGTACGATTGGAGCCAATCTATTAACCAACAAGATCCTGACAATGCGAACACAGCTTATGTATATGCTGAAGAAGTATTACAAATTCCGGGTAGTGGAGAAGAATATCCATTAGCATCAGGACAAAGTGTAATTATTGCAGCTACTGCAGTAAATCATAAAGCACCATTAAATACAGTCGACAGTGATGGAGAACCGGTAACTTATGAAGTAGAAGATCCATCATTAACGGTAGATTTAAGTCAGGCTCCTTTTGAAGCTTTTTATCAGGATTATTTTGCCTCTACCGGCGGAAATGGAATCGACTCTGATATTGATAATCCAAACTCAACAAATTTAAATATCGTTTTTAAAACTTTTAAAGGGAATGATCTAATATTAGATGTTTTTGGTCGTGAAGCATTGGTGATTTTTCGAGCTAACGATGATGAATACCAAGCAATTAATACCGTGCCATTACCTTCTGTAAATGATGATGGATTTGATGAAGAAACTTCAACATATATGCAAATACCTGTAGAATATGTTTTAGACGGGGTAGAAATACAAAATACAGATCCTGCTAAACCAAAACCACCAAGATTGCCAAATAGTGTAGATGCAGGGCAAATAGCAACGATTAGCGGAAAATACTCTTCAGAATCGGTAATCCGTAAGGTGAAATCTGAAAAGGATGGAAAAGTATTCTATCAAGACACGAATAACAGTAGTAACGATTTTGAAGTATCAGAAAAACCAATTGTAGAAATTACAACCACTTTTTAA